The Leucobacter chromiiresistens genome has a window encoding:
- a CDS encoding SDR family oxidoreductase, whose amino-acid sequence MPEPHSTDRPVALVTGASSGMGREIVRDLARTHRVIAVGRNPERLGAIAAETGATAWRLDVTDHDELAGRIAELDRLDVLVHAAAIGDHRSVEAADAADWQRHLAVNVTAPALLTRAALPLLRAAAATVVFIGSGAGTRPVAGSAVYTATKHALRGVADVLRIDEEPHRVRVVTIAPGQTDTDMLRAGIPADRYTPERYIRPQSVAGTVRFVVDAPADVQLTDIAVRPRQEIARL is encoded by the coding sequence GTGCCTGAACCGCACTCGACCGACCGACCCGTCGCCCTCGTCACGGGCGCCTCCAGCGGCATGGGCCGCGAGATCGTGCGCGACCTCGCCCGCACCCACCGCGTCATCGCCGTGGGTCGCAACCCCGAGCGGCTCGGCGCGATCGCCGCCGAGACCGGGGCGACCGCGTGGCGCCTCGACGTTACCGACCACGACGAGCTCGCGGGCAGGATCGCGGAGCTCGACCGACTCGACGTGCTCGTGCACGCCGCGGCCATCGGCGATCACCGGTCGGTCGAGGCCGCAGACGCCGCCGACTGGCAGCGCCACCTCGCCGTCAACGTGACCGCCCCCGCGCTGCTCACCCGCGCCGCGCTCCCCCTCCTGCGCGCCGCCGCCGCGACCGTCGTCTTCATCGGCTCGGGCGCCGGCACGCGGCCCGTCGCGGGCAGCGCCGTCTACACCGCGACCAAGCATGCACTGCGCGGCGTCGCCGACGTGCTGCGCATCGACGAGGAGCCGCACCGCGTGCGCGTCGTCACCATCGCCCCCGGCCAGACCGACACCGACATGCTGCGGGCGGGCATTCCGGCGGACCGGTACACGCCCGAGCGCTACATCCGCCCGCAGTCGGTCGCCGGCACGGTGCGCTTCGTCGTCGACGCGCCCGCCGACGTGCAGCTCACCGACATCGCCGTGCGGCCGCGCCAGGAGATCGCACGGCTGTGA
- a CDS encoding FAD-dependent oxidoreductase, producing MSERTEHLVVGGGAMGLATAWQLAARGASVRLLERFEAHHTRGASHGSTRNLNNAYAEHEYLDLFGEAVALWRALEAESRTELLGLHGLATHGDADVVTSAHDALVARGAAVALLSADEAAARWAGMRFAGDVLFSAEAGIVHAARALAALEAAAIRCGALVERCERVLRIEPQAGGSGVRVTARGADGAERALDADHVTVTAGAWTEALLGDLIDLPPLVVTEEHPAHFPPRSASLAWPSFNHMLPPELAAEFGAPVYGMPSPGEGVKVGFHRVGDVVDPDERTYRASDAQRERLRRYVSEWFPGLDGDAPAEISCTYTSTASGRFVLDTVGPITVGAGFSGHGFKFTPAIGRVLADAAQGRATPPDRFRLRAHAR from the coding sequence GTGAGCGAGCGCACCGAGCACCTCGTGGTCGGCGGCGGGGCGATGGGTCTCGCCACGGCCTGGCAGCTCGCCGCGCGCGGCGCGAGCGTGCGCCTCCTCGAGCGCTTCGAGGCGCACCACACCCGCGGCGCCTCGCACGGATCGACGCGCAACCTCAACAACGCCTACGCCGAGCACGAGTACCTCGACCTCTTCGGCGAGGCGGTGGCGCTGTGGCGCGCGCTCGAGGCGGAGTCGCGCACCGAACTGCTCGGGCTGCACGGACTCGCGACGCACGGAGACGCCGACGTCGTGACGTCGGCGCACGACGCGCTCGTCGCCCGAGGCGCCGCAGTCGCCTTGCTCAGCGCCGACGAGGCCGCCGCCCGGTGGGCGGGCATGCGGTTCGCGGGCGATGTGCTGTTCAGCGCGGAGGCCGGCATCGTGCACGCCGCGCGGGCGCTCGCAGCGCTCGAGGCCGCGGCGATCCGCTGCGGTGCGCTCGTGGAGCGCTGCGAGCGGGTGCTGCGCATCGAGCCGCAGGCGGGCGGCTCGGGCGTGCGGGTGACCGCTCGGGGCGCCGACGGAGCCGAGCGCGCGCTCGACGCCGACCACGTCACCGTCACCGCGGGCGCCTGGACGGAGGCGCTGCTCGGCGACCTGATCGACCTGCCGCCGCTCGTGGTCACCGAGGAGCACCCCGCCCACTTCCCGCCGCGATCCGCTTCGCTCGCGTGGCCCTCCTTCAACCACATGCTGCCGCCCGAGCTCGCGGCCGAGTTCGGCGCGCCCGTCTACGGCATGCCGAGCCCGGGCGAAGGCGTGAAGGTCGGCTTCCACCGGGTCGGCGACGTCGTCGACCCCGACGAGCGCACCTACCGCGCGAGCGATGCGCAGCGCGAACGGCTGCGCCGCTACGTCTCCGAGTGGTTCCCGGGGCTCGACGGCGACGCACCGGCGGAGATCAGCTGCACCTACACCTCGACCGCCTCGGGCCGGTTCGTGCTCGACACGGTCGGGCCGATCACCGTCGGCGCCGGGTTCTCGGGCCACGGGTTCAAGTTCACGCCCGCGATCGGCCGCGTGCTCGCCGACGCCGCACAGGGGCGTGCGACGCCGCCGGATCGCTTCCGGCTGCGCGCGCACGCCCGCTGA